Proteins co-encoded in one Daphnia carinata strain CSIRO-1 chromosome 3, CSIRO_AGI_Dcar_HiC_V3, whole genome shotgun sequence genomic window:
- the LOC130693824 gene encoding uncharacterized protein LOC130693824 — MLLRWPMIVVVSTARQVLRSSFRQIQFANHRTVCPIRPAIFIMGILNLKNSVACLLLLQLSISYAKPMAGRTVEVSGKGFTSKTTVNVHARLTRNATSLRQDVQPEIKADHASTSHGFPMQKNEDFIVGKQEESSAIQNPNEQPALTGDPDMPIPFWDSTKIENPKVQEESPISDDEVSPPTPPQQDNSSDDRIKEAERLQKVVSALHLNRVWSTSASPPIARRAFNGIPSEPFERQRALGFPQLITNTLDNFHHQVDWSRFSAFF, encoded by the exons ATGCTTCTACGATGGCCAATGATCGTCGTCGTTAGCACCGCCAG ACAGGTGCTCCGCTCATCGTTCCGTCAGATTCAGTTTGCAAATCATCGCACAGTGTGTCCAATTAGGCCTGCCATTTTCATCATGGGTATCCTCAAC TTGAAGAACAGCGTAGCTTGTCTGTTGTTGCTTCAACTGTCAATCAGCTACGCCAAGCCGATGGCTGGGCGGACGGTTGAGGTTAGTGGCAAAGGCTTTACGTCAAAAACGACCGTCAACGTACACGCACGCCTAACGCGTAATGCGACAAGTCTGAGACAAGACGTTCAACCTGAAATCAAAGCGGATCATGCATCGACTTCTCATGGATTTCCCATGCAAAAAAATGAGGATTTCATTGTCGGAAAACAGGAAGAGTCATCCGCAATTCAAAATCCGAACGAGCAGCCGGCTTTAACAGGAGATCCTGACATGCCAATTCCATTTTGGGATTCAACCAAAATCGAGAATCCCAAAGTGCAAGAGGAATCGCCGATTTCAGATGACGAAGTATCTCCACCAACTCCTCCACAACAAGACAATTCTTCTGACGACCGCATAAAGGAAGCCGAACGTTTGCAGAAGGTTGTTTCCGCGCTGCATCTCAATCGAGTGTGGAGCACATCTGCATCTCCTCCGATAGCTCGCCGTGCATTCAATGGAATACCGTCGGAACCTTTCGAAAGACAGCGAGCCCTCGGATTCCCACAACTCATTACCAACACGCTCGATAACTTCCATCACCAAGTTGATTGGTCTCGATTCTCGGCTTTCTTCTAA